A stretch of DNA from Mucilaginibacter daejeonensis:
ACGATCCGGGTATCGTTGATGCGGTCGAGATGATCCTCGATCTACATGGCTACGAGGTATCAAGTACATACAACGGTAATGATGTGCTCGAACTGGATGATCAACTCCCCGACCTGCTGCTCCTGGATATATGGATGTCGGGCTGCGATGGTCGCACCATTTGCAAAGCACTAAAGGCCAATGACGATACACGGCACATGCCTGTGCTCATGTTATCGGCCAGTACCGATATCAAAGGCTCGGCCATGGAGGCAGGCGCTGATGATTTTTTAGCAAAGCCATTCGAAATGAAAGAGTTGGTGAATAAGATCAACAACTTATTGCAAGAACAACGCTCGATGGCTTAGTTGCGGTACCCTTCGCTGCACTAACTTGACCTACGGAACTCTGTACACTCCCAAGGTGAAAATATTTTCGTATGTTTGCCTTAGTTAAGCCCTTTCATCTCTATATTAGCCCAACACCATTACTATTGCGTAGCTGCCAGCCTCTGTTCAGTAAGCGCCATTAGCCGCTGCTCCTGCATACCAGGTCAACAAACTTTTTATGCTTAAAAAGATATTAGTACTTGATGACAATATGGACATCCTCGAGATCGTGCACGAGGTGCTCACCTATGAGCGCTTCGAAGTAAAAAGCACGTCGACGAGTGTGAACATCGTTGCATTGGCCGAGTCGTACTTACCTGATCTGATCATTTTGGATTACAAGCTGCTTGACGCTAACGGTGGTGACATTTGCCGTATGTTCAAATCGCACAAGGTGCTGCACAGGATACCGGTCATCATCTTTTCGGCTTACAGTACCAATGTTGATTTTTACAGCTTTGGCTGCGATGCCGTGATCGCCAAACCATTTGACATTGATGACCTGATCGGCACGGTGAATAAATGCCTTGAACTCGCGGCCTGATCAATTTGCTGTGCTATCCTGATAGATAGCTCTCCTACCTACACCTCCCCTTCCCGCTTACGCAAGAACCATTCGACGCTTAACAGTATCAAGATCAGCCCAAAAAGCCATTTATTGTTAATGAGGTCACTGTAATGTTCATCATCATACACGATGGTCTTGATGTTGTCATTATGCCGTATCAGATCTACCAGCTTTCCTAATTGAGAGGGTTGCAGCATTTGTGCGCCTGAACGTTTGGCCATGTCATACAGCAGGGCGTGATCAGCGGTACTTTGCCTGCTTTCCAGGTCGAGCGGCTTAATGGTGAACTTGCCGGCAGCATTGAAGCGCTGCTTACCCAATACGCTGTTGGCTTTAAAGCTATATTCGCCTACAGGCAAGGCACCCGCATTAAGTTGGTAGCTCTGTCCCGTGCGGGTGAACAGGAACCCATAACTTTTGCCTTTCTCATTACGAATATCTACGCTCACATCGGGCGTGTTGACCAACTGCAAGGCATCATTATAAAGCTCGGCGTTGAGGATAACGTCGTCCCCTTCATCAAAAACATTATGAGCAGGGTATACCCGGAAGCGCTGACGGTTAGTATTGGCCGTAAGGTACTGTATGCTTTGGCCAAATAGTTCTTCCAGCGCCAGGTGGTCGTTGTGCTCTTGAAATTCGGCCAGGTTCCAGCGCCATATGCCCTCACCGGTCAGGGTGGCGGTACGGCGACCATTCACCTCGTTAAAGGCCAGCAAAGGGTAAGTAGTGCTCACGCTGCCGATGCGTTGCTTCAATAACACCGATGCACCGGGCGCCGAACCATAATTACCGAACGGCGCCATCAGCGGCGGGAAGCGTTCGAGCCTCTTCAGCGTAGAATCAGACAAGGTGAACAGCGAGAAATCTTTGACCGGTACGGCGAACTCCTCCTGCACATCGGCACGGCCACCAATGATACGGATGGTGTTCTGTTCCTGGTTCAGGTCGTCCAGGTTGGAGCGCGCACCAGCCATGTACCAAACAGGCACCTTGCTTTGGGCAACATAGTTCTTGAGCGCCAGGTTATCGCCGGCGGTCACCTGATACAGCATCAGCAGTCCATAGTCGGGTAGTTTAACGGTCGATAGCTTATCGAGGGCAACCGCTTTAAGTTCAAAGTTACGGTCATGCTCTACCAGCGTTTTGACCACGCCGATATCAGGGTGGGCAGCATCATATACCAGCAGTATCTTTTGCCGGGCATCCAGTACTTCTATGTAGACGGTCTCAGTGTTATTTTTAAGTGTGAGCTCATTAACGGCCGGGGCCAGCCCTATCGTGAAGCGGTGGATACCCTTTTTATCGGCGCTGACCTTGACCGGCACCACTTTACGGAAGCTGTTATCATTTACCGGTATGCTTTGCGTGAACACTTTGCGACCATCCTCAGCTACAGTAAGCCGCATGGTCTCTCCTCTGCTTTGATAGGCTTCTACCAACACTTCCAGGATCATATCATTCCCTAAAAATGCGGTACGGTTATAGTTCACGTTGCCAACAACGAGGTCGCGGCGTGGAATGGTATCGCCCAGAGCTACGGTATAGATGTTGGTCTTGAGGTCGCGCGCCACATACCGAGGGTCGGCGCCGTGGTCGTAAAGGCCGTCGGTGGCCAGCACGATGGCGCCAATGTTCTGTCCAGCGTACTGCTCTTTTAATTGGGTCAACGCTGAGGCAATGTCGGTGCGGTCGCCGTTATAGGCAGATGAGAGCCCTTGCTGAAGGTCACGGTCAAAGTGGAATTCACGAACATCATACTGATCACCCAAGTGCGCTTTCAATGACGCCAGTTGCTGATGGAACTTAGGCAGATCGAAACCCTTAGGCTTAAAGGCCTTAATGGACGTAGAATTGTCCTGCGCGATGATTACCAGCGGCTTTTGCGGTTCATAGTTGACCGTGCGGATCAGCGGCGATACAAGCAGGAAGCCGACCAGACTCACCGCCACAGCGCGCAGGGCGGCCAGCAGCCAGCGCATACGGTTATCCAGGATCACCGGGTCGCGGTAGAGCAGCCATGCGTACAGCACACCCAGCAACACACATAATGGTATATACCAGCCCGAAACCGTACCCCAGGTGACCGAAAACAAAAACAGCATACTTGTATCCCAAATATGCTGTTTATTTCTTATTTACCTGAACTTTTTAGCTCATGGTATCGGTTAGTGTGCTTGCTAATTACATACCACCATCAACGCCCAATACCTGGCCGGTGATGTAAGCGCTCATATCTGAAGCCAGGAATACGCAAGTATTGGCCACATCATCGGTCTCGCCGGCACGTTTAAGCGGGATATCGTTGGTCCAGCCTTCAACCACTTTAGGGTCGAGGATCTCGGTCATTTCAGTTTTGATAAAGCCCGGGGCCACTACGTTGGCGCGGATATTACGCGAACCCAGCTCTTTGGCCACTGACTTGGTGAAGCCGATGATACCGGCCTTTGAAGCCGCGTAGTTCGATTGACCCGGATTACCTTTTACACCCACTACCGAGCTCATGTTGATGAACACACCCTGACGTGCTTTCATCATGATACGTGAAGCAGCCTTAGTGATGTTGAATATCGATTTCAGGTTCACGTCGATCACCTCGTCCCACTGGTCTTCGGTCATACGCATCAGAAGGCCGTCCTTGGTGATACCGGCGTTGTTCACCACGATGTCGAGCTTGCCCATATCGGCTACGATATCGTTGATCAGCTTATCGGCCTCGTCGAACTTAGAAGCGTCGGAACGATAACCTTTTACCTGGGTGCCGTAAGCTTGTAATTCCTGCTCAAGGGCCTGCCCTTTTTCTACTGATGACAAATAGGTAAAAGCCACATTAGCGCCGTGCTCGGCAAATTTCTCGGCTATTTTACGACCAATCCCTTTCGATGCACCGGTGATAAGCGCGGTCTTTCCTTCTAACAGTTTCATATTCGTGTTCTCGAGTAATGTTTTTTTCGAAGGCGTGAAGGTAAGGATTTTTTGTTGAAATCACGGGCTTCCATGCTTGTGGCTATAGCGACCTTAAGGCGTATGATCGGGCAACGTTATTGTCCTGCCCCACTGCTAATATTTCGCCCATAACGTTATCAAACTTAACAGTAGGTACGGTGTTAGGGTATTAAACTTACACTACCTATGAACACCGCTAAGATCATCCGTCACCGGCATAAATACCACCATTATTTGAATGACGACCTGAAAGAGGTCAAGGAAGACACCCATTTCAAGATCGTGTTCTCTGAGCCTGCCGAATTTGACCGGTTCAGGGACTGGATCAAGGAGCATGATGGAGAGTACAATTATAACAAGGAAGAAAGCCGCCAGGAAGGCAAATTCCCTAAGGTACCCATGTTTCATGACGAGATCTGCTGGTGCGATATCATGACCTATTACCTGATGCACGTGGCCGGGTACGATTTTTACGACACCATAAGCCCTTACAAAGGCGAGGTTTATATTAAGAGATAGAGGCAAGTTGAGAGACAAGATATAAGAAGCAAGACACAAGAGTTAAAAGATAAAAAGACAAGAGCCAGGATGTCCTTTCAAAGGTCCTGGCTCTTGCATCTTGGGTCTTTGCTCTTACCAAGATCGGGCTATTTCTTTCCGCCCTTTTTCAGTTCGCTTTCTGATTTGATCACTTTAGTGCCGTTGTCTTGTTTGATCTCGTAAGCAGGCTCATCTTTGCTGGCCTTGCGTTTTACGGTGGTACCTTTGGTCTTTTTTTCTACGGTGCTGGTGTGCTTAGCCTCGATCTTTCCTTCGGCTTCCGATTTGCCCCACTCCCAGTGTACGGTGTCTCCTTTTTTCATGGTATTTGATGTTTTTGCCTTCGTTGTTGCAAAAGCCACGCCACCATTGCCCACCACTCAAAATTGGAGTATTAACCCGCCCGACGCTGGTAGCACCGCCGCCACGCCACCATTGATATCAGCAGTGCTGATCAACTTACCGGTCAGCAGATCGGTGAGCTCGATGGCACCGTTCAAGCCCCATTGCTGAAGCAGATCGGCCGGTATCCTGATATTGAAGTTGCGCTCGTGGCGGCTAAAGTTCACGGCGATCAATAAACGTTGCTGATCGGTGTATCGCAGGTACAGGTAAAGCTTATCGTCAAAGCCCCACTCCCGTTCGTTGGCCATCATCAGCTCGTAAAAGCTACCATGGGTAATGGCCTCATGCTTAGTCGTTACGTTCAGCAGCGTACGGTAAAATGAACGCAGCTGCTGCTGATCTTCCGATAGCCGGCCTCCGTCGCATTGGCCATCGTTCAACCATTTCTGGTGTTCGGGTACAGGGCAGTAGTCAAAAATAGAGGTGCGTCCATCATCGCCGCTAAAACCTTGGGCGCCGGCTGCGGGTTCTCCCACTTCCTGGCCAAAATAGATCATTACCGGTCCAGTGTTCAATGTGGCCGTCACGATCATAGCCGGTATGGCCAGCCAAGCGTCACCCGCGAAGTAAGGCGAGGCGATGCGCTGTTCATCATGGTTCTCCAAAAAGCGCAGCATCCGCTCATCTATACCCTGGCTATCGTGGTTCCACACAGCATTGATCTGCCAGGTGCTGGCGCCATGCTCATCGCGGATCAGCCGCTTCAGGGCATCGTACAGGCCCACCTTGTCATACAGATAGTCAAATTGACCATGGAACAGGTAATTACGGTACTCACCCGTGCGATAGGCCTCGCCAATGAAGATGATACCAGGGTAGCGCTCCTTCATCTGCGGGATAAGCCATGCCCAAAACTCAGTAGGCACGTATTCCACCATATCGCATCTGAAGCCCTCAACGCCTTTGTCCGCCCAATAGCTCAGGATATGCAGGATCTTATTCCACAAAGGCGGCACCGGGTCGAAATGGCAATGGTAGCCGCCATTAAAGTCGACACCATAATTGAGCTTTACCGTTTCGAACCAGTTGTTGACCGATGGACTTGGCGTAAAAACATCATCGCCTGTTCCCTTGGCCGGATACTCGTCGAACTGACCATCTTTTAACGGGTCAACGAACTCCGGTCCGCCGGGATCATAACCTTGTGGCACGGTAAAGCGCTGGCCGGGGATATAGTACAGATCGTTGGTAGGGCTAAAGGCTTTGGTCACATCATCATCCTCACCGATATCGCGTACGCCGTCGGGCTTCACATCTGAGGCATAGGTGCGCGCCACGTGGTTGGGCACCAGATCAATGAGCACCTTCATGCCCTGCTGATGAGTGCGGGCGATCAGCGCTTCAAATTCGGCCATACGGTCAGGTATGCTCACGGCCAGGTCGGGCGCTACATCATAAAAGTCCTTAATGGCATATGGCGAACCGGCACGGCCTTTCACCACATCTGGATCATCGCGCTTGATGCCGTAGGCCGTATGGTCGGTCATGGTAGCATGCTCGATCACCCCGGTGTACCAGATATGGGTAAAACCCATATCCTTGATGGCTTTTAAAGCGGTACAGGTAATATCGTTGAACTTGCCGCAACCGTTCTCTTCAATGCTGCCGTAGAATTTGTTATTGGTGTTGGTATTGCCGAACAAGCGCGGCAGTAACTGGTATATGATCAGCTTATGATCGGGTGTAGATGCCATGTAAGGTGTGATGTAAGTACCGCAATTTACGGTTTGACCGGCACCAAGGACAATATTTACGTTAAAAATTTACCAGCTGCATTGTGCGCTAATATTTACCAGCTACGTTGCGCGCTGCTCACATTGTAGCGGTTGTTGAACAAAATGGCCAGCACTATCTCGTGCGTGCCATTGCTCACCGTACGCAGGTTGGAGCTGGTAAAATCATACGCATAGCCCAAGTTGATCACCTTGCTCAGGTTCAAACCCAGCATGGCCGATTTAGCATCGTTATGACGGTACGACCCGCCCACCCAAAATTTATTGCTGAAGGCCAGCTTTAAGTTAATATCGAAGCTTGCCGGAGCCGGGCTCACCAGCTTAAACAACGCCGAAGGCAGCAAAGTGATGTCATCATCCAGGAACACCTTTACACCACCGGTAAAAAAGTAGTGTGGCACCGTTTTGCCCTGGTTATAAACCGAGCGATCGCCAAAGGTGATCGTTTGTTTGATGAGCTGCTGCACCGATACGCCAAAGTAGTACTGGCCTGAGTATGCCCAAACACCCATACCCACATCAGGCCGGTATTGGCTATTGTTACCATTGTAAATGGCCGGATCGTCGGGGTTCTCCAACTTTACCTGGCTTACATCCAACGTGATGCGGTTGATGCCGGCCGATACCCCTACCGATAGGTTGAGCTTGCTGGTGAGGCCCAGATGGTAAGCATAAGTACCGTTGATACTGGTTTGATTGATAGGGCCTGCGCGATCGGTCAT
This window harbors:
- a CDS encoding response regulator transcription factor, with translation MKDLPKRIMIADDDPGIVDAVEMILDLHGYEVSSTYNGNDVLELDDQLPDLLLLDIWMSGCDGRTICKALKANDDTRHMPVLMLSASTDIKGSAMEAGADDFLAKPFEMKELVNKINNLLQEQRSMA
- a CDS encoding response regulator, with the translated sequence MLKKILVLDDNMDILEIVHEVLTYERFEVKSTSTSVNIVALAESYLPDLIILDYKLLDANGGDICRMFKSHKVLHRIPVIIFSAYSTNVDFYSFGCDAVIAKPFDIDDLIGTVNKCLELAA
- the fabG gene encoding 3-oxoacyl-[acyl-carrier-protein] reductase codes for the protein MKLLEGKTALITGASKGIGRKIAEKFAEHGANVAFTYLSSVEKGQALEQELQAYGTQVKGYRSDASKFDEADKLINDIVADMGKLDIVVNNAGITKDGLLMRMTEDQWDEVIDVNLKSIFNITKAASRIMMKARQGVFINMSSVVGVKGNPGQSNYAASKAGIIGFTKSVAKELGSRNIRANVVAPGFIKTEMTEILDPKVVEGWTNDIPLKRAGETDDVANTCVFLASDMSAYITGQVLGVDGGM
- a CDS encoding hypervirulence associated TUDOR domain-containing protein, with translation MKKGDTVHWEWGKSEAEGKIEAKHTSTVEKKTKGTTVKRKASKDEPAYEIKQDNGTKVIKSESELKKGGKK
- a CDS encoding alpha-amylase family glycosyl hydrolase → MASTPDHKLIIYQLLPRLFGNTNTNNKFYGSIEENGCGKFNDITCTALKAIKDMGFTHIWYTGVIEHATMTDHTAYGIKRDDPDVVKGRAGSPYAIKDFYDVAPDLAVSIPDRMAEFEALIARTHQQGMKVLIDLVPNHVARTYASDVKPDGVRDIGEDDDVTKAFSPTNDLYYIPGQRFTVPQGYDPGGPEFVDPLKDGQFDEYPAKGTGDDVFTPSPSVNNWFETVKLNYGVDFNGGYHCHFDPVPPLWNKILHILSYWADKGVEGFRCDMVEYVPTEFWAWLIPQMKERYPGIIFIGEAYRTGEYRNYLFHGQFDYLYDKVGLYDALKRLIRDEHGASTWQINAVWNHDSQGIDERMLRFLENHDEQRIASPYFAGDAWLAIPAMIVTATLNTGPVMIYFGQEVGEPAAGAQGFSGDDGRTSIFDYCPVPEHQKWLNDGQCDGGRLSEDQQQLRSFYRTLLNVTTKHEAITHGSFYELMMANEREWGFDDKLYLYLRYTDQQRLLIAVNFSRHERNFNIRIPADLLQQWGLNGAIELTDLLTGKLISTADINGGVAAVLPASGGLILQF
- a CDS encoding PorP/SprF family type IX secretion system membrane protein; protein product: MKRPILTLSLLMACWCLALAQQKPQYTQYMFNNYLLNPAVSGIENYTDMRAGYRSQWTGLEGAPVTSYLSVNMPLGDRFLYGDPMSMQGENQNPLSRLATQDYMAAEPHHGVGIIAMTDRAGPINQTSINGTYAYHLGLTSKLNLSVGVSAGINRITLDVSQVKLENPDDPAIYNGNNSQYRPDVGMGVWAYSGQYYFGVSVQQLIKQTITFGDRSVYNQGKTVPHYFFTGGVKVFLDDDITLLPSALFKLVSPAPASFDINLKLAFSNKFWVGGSYRHNDAKSAMLGLNLSKVINLGYAYDFTSSNLRTVSNGTHEIVLAILFNNRYNVSSAQRSW